A single window of Micromonas commoda chromosome 6, complete sequence DNA harbors:
- a CDS encoding ATP-binding cassette superfamily ((ABCA)) — protein sequence MTDAVAWPMFPRPRVASRGPPAAGAPSSDASPAKNEATRNDPPKDEQGRNDPCGGDRPLAAGARKTAGTDPLASHPLTSTSADVHAGRGGVDTSHRDGEYAKFRAVLRKNFTLKTRGSQLWCTILEVLVPVAFIALMCLPRLFISDESVEMTLHRPAPIQSITWSGRVPGGPTGDGPYRLLWSPDTNADAERVAESAAIDLLCGGGFMTQVALASSVELDQDAIAEHGILDVPEVLAGCRNNPGACAGFVKRRGGVDSLGPDSAVANPLTLAWLCTDSCLARRECYRPVIDEFLVGFPTETAAMAHAMTLAERGRSVAAIVSLPNDLSRDSRRVEYKIRVNATDVPTGDLGARWSSEKFQRWVVGEDTRWRTYWTYANVQKSFDQALMSLTAGDESPAPRGVQLLASVKGYPFPAYSTNLGSTFASVFFGLVYVFTFCITVVVVVKGVTVEKELRIREGMKIFGLSDLAYWSSWFVTSYTSLLLVSLLVSIVGIYPFRYTDWTLTFAFLALWTCQLVAFCFCLTTFFSSAKVAAIASALVYVVTWVPGVSAVAADNMGSDSWIASCVMMPATCVYMWGWVVSILENAQKGARWDTVSLNLLDGGEISASEGTGTFSGALVLGVTACNAVAYAILAWYLDQVIPGPFGRTRPWWFVFDPSYWLEKKSSAPAVGDSGPHDSASLPDGVEPVDLDKNDAVPMIIVEGLVKTFGSNRAVDGLHFAAHRGQITALLGHNGAGKTTTISVLTGMINQDGGAATIDGMSVETDMQSIRKDLGVCPQFDVLWPTLTAREHLELFARFRGVPESEITREVNDKIAAVGLESKAECEAGVLSGGQRRKLSVAVAFVGNPSVVILDEPTSGMDPRSRRYTWEVIRGFRRRMGTTILLTTHFMDEADILSDRVAIMYDGKMACVGSPLYLKTRFGSGYRLTVVLGDSAESPAAVDSVVLNRIKGATQTSTAGSTASYAVPASQRASLPDVLNRLESRRDVVACGVSCSTMEDVFLNVAELEKNLGSPIPSTAPASEPDAVRVEMDEPSAPDSRVHGWALYRRQFHAMLWKRAIHARRDRLGIVTMYVVPILFVVLGIAVSKISNEAFEDPPPAVMDRSYLGDLPTAFSAATTLDVQRVTGHLSPSEVLPVPRTGGTWRCWNPSPVVDVCRPDAFDPIIPGCPNCTAPDDLQNTIDGFLLSNIPDQATCANPEHTDNASCAALLVDSAARFAVPGRTREVNYTVMVSSTAYHALPASLASFHDAVFKALHHDAPDATLVSINHPMPTSSEQKLEQAMLMHLVVSLCALLGLACLSASASAFLVWERTSASKHLQMVSGLNRGVFWAGAYVWDLIAFGPPLAIFLVIFAASEEEAYTGESFAVVAAALGLFALSAPPLAYLLHWPFENNMACLAGQMGAYFFFGVAQIICAVVLGGLAEAGVDAAETAWEVLQWAFRWLPHYCVARVLFNLAGNHADVRLGLVDAKPKGPWHPEVSGRDLGAMAVCAAAYALLNLAIEYEVFTAAWWRRRLGTTRFSTPYGGGGGDRFDDGTNDEDEDEDAGVRAERVAACSDAPPGSLRALVVRNLRKRYPRRRRQIGGFVDAVRGVSIAVPSGECFGLLGVNGAGKTTTFKMLSGQFPPTSGDASVTPRGLDATSTPTSFNILTNLARVRQHVGYCPQFDALQGTMTAVDHLLLYASLRGFAPARAVSTARDLIDRLGIQKYATLPASGYSGGTKRKLSVAISLVGDPAVVLLDEPSTGMDPTSRRQLWGVLQSTCRGRAVVLTSHSMEECEALCHRAGIMVAGKLRCLGPIQRLKSEHGAGYSLDLRVGGDGAIDAVRKLIERRVPDATLKEECATRLRYGLPSSAVASVFALLEDKSNDGLVQDYQLGQTTLEEVFLRFAEGGEEDE from the coding sequence ATGACCGATGCCGTAGCTTGGCCCATGTTCCCCCGgccgcgggtcgcgtcgcgcgggcccccggcggcgggcgcgccctcgtcggacgcgagccCCGCGAAAAACGAAGCCACGAGGAACGACCCGCCGAAAGACGAGCAGGGGCGGAACGACCCATGCGGAGGGGACCGCCCTCTCGCGGCTGGAGCCCGCAAAACGGCGGGAACCGACCCGCTGGCTTCCCACCCGCTCACATCCACCTCGGCCGACGTTcacgccggacgcggcggcgtggatacgtcgcatcgcgacggcgagtacGCCAAGTTTCGCGCGGTGCTCCGCAAGAACTTCACGCTCAAGACGCGGGGTTCGCAGCTGTGGTGCACGATACTCGAGGTGCTCGTGCCCGTCGCCTTCATCGCCCTCATGTGCCTGCCGCGGCTGTTCATCTCCGATGAGAGCGTGGAGATGACGCTgcaccgccccgcgccgatccAGAGCATCACGTGGAGCGGCCGCGTGCCCGGCGGACCCACGGGCGACGGTCCGTACAGACTCCTCTGGTCCCCGGACAccaacgcggacgccgagagGGTCGCAGAGTCAGCCGCGATAGACCTGCTctgcggcggaggcttcATGACGCaggtcgcgctcgcgtcctccgtGGAGCTCGACcaggacgccatcgccgagcacggcatcctcgacgtaccggaggtgctcgcgggaTGCAGGAACAAcccgggcgcgtgcgcggggttCGTCAAGCGGAGGGGCGGGGTGGACAGCCTCGGCCCCgactccgccgtcgcgaacccCCTCACGCTAGCCTGGCTCTGCACCGATTCGTgcctcgcccgacgcgagtGCTACCGGCCAGTCATCGACGAGTTCCTCGTCGGGTTTCCCaccgagacggcggcgatggcgcacgcgatgacactcgccgagcggggcagatccgtcgcggcgatcgtctcgCTCCCAAACGACCTCAGCCGCGAttcccgccgcgtcgagtaTAAAATCAGGGTCAACGCCACGGACGTGCCCAcgggcgacctcggcgccagGTGGTCCAGCGAGAAATTTCAGCGATGGGTCGTCGGTGAGGATACGCGTTGGCGGACCTACTGGACGTACGCCAACGTTCAGAAGTCCTTCGACCAGGCGCTCATGAGTCTCACCGCGGGGGATGAAAGTCCGGCGCCCCGCGGGGTACAGTTGCTGGCCTCGGTCAAAGGATACCCGTTCCCGGCGTACAGCACCAACCTGGGTTCTACATTCGCGTCCGTTTTCTTCGGGCTCGTGTACGTGTTCACCTTCTGCATCaccgtggtggtggtggtgaaAGGGGTCACCGTCGAGAAGGAGCTTCGCATCAGGGAGGGAATGAAAATTTTCGGTCTGAGCGACCTGGCGTACTGGAGCAGCTGGTTCGTGACGAGCTACacgagcctcctcctcgtatCGCTACTCGTCTCCATAGTGGGAATATACCCGTTCAGGTACACCGATTGGACCCTCACATTTGCGTTTCTGGCGTTGTGGACGTGCCAACTGGTGGCATTCTGTTTCTGTCTCACGACCTTTTTCTCAAGCGCAAAAGttgccgccatcgcctcggcTCTGGTGTACGTGGTCACCTGGGTCCCCGGCGTGAGCGCAGTGGCGGCCGATAACATGGGCAGCGACTCGTGGATCGCGTCATGCGTCATGATGCCGGCGACTTGCGTCTACATGTGGGGATGGGTGGTTTCCATACTGGAAAACGCGCAGAAAGGCGCGAGGTGGGACACCGTGTCTTTGAACCTCCTGGACGGCGGTGAGATTTCAGCAAGCGAGGGCACGGGCACGttctccggcgcgctcgtgctggGCGTCACGGCGTGCAACGCGGTGGCGTACGCGATTCTGGCGTGGTACCTCGATCAGGTCATACCCGGTCCGTTTGGAAGGACCCGACCGTGGTGGTTTGTCTTCGACCCCTCGTATTGGCTCGAAAAAAAATCGTCTGCTCCGGCGGTTGGCGATTCGGGACCTCACGACTCCGCGAGCCTTCCCGACGGCGTGGAGCCCGTGGATCTCGACAAAAACGACGCCGTGCCCATGATCATAGTCGAAGGTTTGGTTAAGACCTTCGGGTCGAACAGGGCGGTCGACGGCCTTCACTTCGCGGCTCATCGTGGGCAGATCACCGCACTCCTCGGACACAACGGCGCCGGCAAGACCACCACCATCTCCGTGCTCACCGGCATGATCAACCAggacggaggcgccgccaCGATCGACGGCATGAGCGTCGAGACTGATATGCAATCTATCAGAAAGGACCTCGGCGTCTGCCCCCAGTTCGATGTCCTCTGGCCGACGCTCACCGCGAGGGAACATCTCGAGCTCTTTGCCCGGTTCAGGGGAGTGCCTGAGTCCGAGATAACCCGCGAGGTCAACGACaagatcgccgccgttggTCTCGAGAGCAAGGCCGAGTGCGAGGCCGGCGTGCTCTCCGGGGGCCAGCGCAGAAAACTCTCTGTGGCAGTGGCGTTCGTGGGAAATCCGTCTGTGGTGATCCTGGATGAGCCAACGAGCGGCATGGACCCCAGGAGCCGGCGATACACCTGGGAGGTCATCCGTGGTTTCAGGCGGCGAATGGGCACCACAATTCTGCTCACCACCCACTTCATGGACGAGGCTGACATACTCTCTGACCGCGTGGCGATCATGTACGACGGTAAAATGGCCTGCGTTGGGTCTCCACTCTACCTCAAGACCCGATTCGGGTCCGGGTACCGACTCACGGTGGTGCTCGGGGACTCGGCGGAATCCCCCGCTGCCGTGGACTCGGTCGTTCTGAACAGAATCAAGGGCGCGACGCAAACGTCAACGGCGGGATCCACAGCGTCTTacgccgtccccgcgtcgCAGCGCGCGTCATTACCCGATGTTCTCAACAGGCTAGAGTCGCGGCGGGACGTGGTCGCGTGCGGCGTGAGCTGTTCCACGATGGAGGATGTCTTCCTCAACGTCGCCGAGTTGGAAAAAAACCTCGGCTCCCCGATCCCGTCAACCGCCCCCGCGTCAGAGCCGGACGCTGTGCGGGTTGAGATGGACGAGCCATCAGCCCCGGATTCGCGGGTTCACGGCTGGGCACTGTATCGCAGGCAGTTCCACGCGATGCTTTGGAAGCGGGCTATCCACGCGCGAAGGGACAGGCTCGGCATCGTGACCATGTACGTGGTACCAATTCTCTTTGTCGTCCTCGGAATCGCCGTGTCCAAGATTTCGAACGAGGCGTTCGAggatccgccgcccgcggtcaTGGACAGGAGCTACCTCGGCGACCTCCccaccgccttctccgccgcgacgacttTGGACGTCCAACGCGTGACCGGTCACCTTTCTCCGTCCGAGGTTTTGCCCGTGCCGAGGACGGGCGGCACTTGGCGGTGCTGGAACccgtcgcccgtcgtcgacgtctgCCGACCGGACGCTTTCGATCCGATCATCCCCGGCTGCCCCAACTGCACGGCGCCCGATGACCTCCAAAACACGATCGATGGCTTCCTCCTCTCGAACATCCCGGACCAGGCCACGTGCGCAAACCCAGAACACACGGACaacgcgagctgcgcggcgctcctcgtcgattCCGCCGCCAGGTTTGCCGTACCGGGACGGACCCGCGAGGTCAATTACACCGTCATGGTGTCGTCCACGGCGTACCACGCGCTGCCagcgtccctcgcgtcgttccaCGATGCGGTGTTCAAGGCGCTTCACCACGATGCGCCGGATGCGACGCTGGTGTCGATCAACCACCCGatgccgacgtcgtccgagcAAAAGCTCGAGCAGGCCATGCTCATGCACCTGGTCGTGTCGCTTTGCGCCCTGCTCGGGCTGGCGtgcctctccgcctccgcctccgcgttcTTGGTGTGGGAGAGAACGTCCGCGTCAAAACACCTGCAGATGGTCAGCGGCTTAAACCGCGGGGTTTTCTGGGCGGGTGCCTACGTGTGGGATCTCATAGCGTTTGGGCCGCCGCTGGCGATTTTCCTCGTGATTTTCGCtgcgagcgaggaggaggcgtacACCGGCGAGTCTTtcgcggtggtcgccgcggcgctcgggctgttcgcgctctccgccccgcccctcgcgtaCCTGCTCCACTGGCCTTTCGAGAACAACATGGCGTGCCTCGCCGGCCAGATGGGAGCCTActtcttcttcggcgtcgcgcagatAATCTGCGCCGTCGTGCTGGGCGGGTTGGCGGAagccggcgtggacgcggcggagacggcgtgGGAGGTTTTGCAGTGGGCGTTTCGGTGGCTGCCGCACTACTGCGTCGCTCGAGTCCTCTTCAACCTCGCGGGCAACCACGCGGACGTCAGGCTCGGGTTGGTGGACGCCAAGCCGAAGGGACCGTGGCACCCGGAGGTTTCCGGTCGGGATCTGGGCGCGATGGCTGTGTGtgccgcggcgtacgcgctTCTCAACCTGGCGATCGAGTACGAggtcttcaccgccgcgtggtGGCGACGAAGGCTCGGGACGACGAGATTCTCGACAccgtacggcggcggcggcggcgatcggtTCGACGACGGAAcgaacgacgaggacgaggacgaggacgcgggcgtccgGGCCGAGCGTGTCGCCGCTTGTTCCGACGCCCCACCCGGGTCTTTGAGAGCGCTCGTCGTTCGGAATCTCCGGAAGCGgtacccgcgccgacgccgtcaaaTTGGGGGtttcgtcgacgccgtccgcggcgtgtcCATCGCCGTGCCGTCCGGCGAGTGCTTCGGTCTGCTCGgcgtgaacggcgcgggTAAGACGACCACGTTCAAGATGCTCAGCGGTCAGTTCCCGCCCACTTCGggtgacgcgtcggtgaCCCCGCGCGGCTTGGACGCGACTTCGACTCCGACGAGCTTCAACATCCTCACCAACCTCGCGAGGGTCAGGCAGCACGTCGGGTACTGCCCGCAGTTCGACGCTCTGCAGGGCACGatgaccgcggtggaccaCCTGCTGCTTTACGCGTCCCTCCGGGGTTTcgctcccgctcgcgccgtgtCAACCGCTCGGGACCTCATAGACCGGCTGGGAATACAAAAGTACGCGACGCTCCCGGCGTCGGGGTACAGCGGCGGGACCAAGCGTAAGCTCTCCGTCGCCATCTCCCTCGTGGGCGACCCCGCGGTGGTGCTACTGGACGAGCCGTCCACGGGCATGGACCCCACGTCCCGGCGCCAGCTGTGGGGGGTGCTTCAGTCCACGTGCCGGGGCCGAGCGGTGGTCCTCACGTCGCACAGCATGGAGGAGTGCGAGGCGCTGTGCCACCGCGCGGGGATCATGGTGGCGGGAAAGTTGCGCTGTCTGGGGCCCATACAGCGTCTCAAGAgcgagcacggcgccggGTACTCGCTGgaccttcgcgtcggcggcgacggggcgatcgacgccgtccgtAAACTCATCGAGCGGAGGGTtcccgacgcgacgctcaaAGAGGAGTGCGCCACCAGGCTGCGGTACGGGCTGCCTTCGAGCGCCGTGGCGAGCGTGTTCGCGCTGTTGGAGGACAAATCGAACGATGGGCTCGTGCAGGACTATCAGCTCGGGCAGACGACGCTGGAGGAGGTGTTCCTGAGGTTCGCTGaggggggcgaggaggacgaatAA
- a CDS encoding predicted protein, with the protein MADDLAGYLAGLVLECEDVRGKDKLKELKVDVGGDEPLTIVTNASNVEAGKRVVVATIGSELKDGAKVKKAMVGGVTSEGMLCDGPMLGWTGGGAGAAALLPESFKPGEAPPKSRPRLDGGGAGGDAPAAPAAKSTGPGVDSLFEKKLTKEEKKALQEKKKAERAAKKAAKGGQDAAEETKSDDAE; encoded by the coding sequence ATGGCCGACGATCTCGCGGGTTACCTCGCCGGCCTCGTGCTCGAATGCGAGGACGTGCGCGGCAAGGACAAGctgaaggagctcaaggtTGACGTGGGTGGGGACGAACCCCTGACGATCGTGACGAACGCTTCGAACGTCGAGGCCGGGAAGCGGGTGGTGGTCGCCACGATCGGGTCCGAGCTGAAGGACGGTGCGAAGGTTAAGAAGGCCATGGTGGGCGGCGTGACCTCGGAGGGCATGCTGTGCGACGGCCCCATGCTCGGGTGgacgggcggtggcgcgggagccgccgcgctcctcccggaGAGCTTCAAGCCCGGCGAGGCTCCGCCAAAGTCGAGGCCTCGTCTGGAcgggggaggcgccggcggagacgcgcccgccgccccggcggccAAGTCCACGGGTCCCGGCGTGGACTCCCTGTTCGAGAAGAAGCTgaccaaggaggagaagaaggctcTGCAGGAGAAGAAAAAGGCGGAGAGGGCCGCGAAGAAAGCGGCGAAGGGGGGGcaagacgccgccgaggagacgaAGAGTGATGACGCAGAGTAG
- a CDS encoding predicted protein, translating to MASKNLEDYEKLGRIGEGTYGVVYRARDKQTGEVVALKKVRMDKERDGMPVTALREVRILQSSRHKNIVNLLRVVNGKKPNAIFLVFEYCEHDLARLLETMRVPFTEAESKCLCLQLLQAVEYLHRRWVFHRDLKLSNLLLNNRGELKLCDFGLARFYQPGNDGSYTPKVVTLWYRAPELLFGCARYTAAVDNWAVGCILAELLKHEPLFPGKQEQQTLDMMYKLLGTPNEKIWPGFDKLPKFGSYRMSPNQPYNYLQTEFNRLSTAGVDLLNRLLTYDPRRRCTAAQALEHGYFQEHPRPKRVEEMPTFPSLHDVLAPVSGGGDVSGRLDVSGRLTGHVDGAPAAGGVGGGSSTWDRPDAPLPRGGLKRKRPGGFGQPDRYGSVF from the exons atggcgtcgaagAACCTGGAGGACTATGAGAAGCTAg GACGCATCGGCGAGGGCACGTACGGCGTGGTGTATCGCGCGAGGGACAAACAAACCGGCGAAGTCGTTGCGCTGAAGAAGGTGCGCATGGACAAGGAGCGAGACGGCATGCCCGTgaccgcgctgcgcgaggtgCGGATCCTCCAGTCCTCTCGCCACAAGAACATCGTCAACCTGCTGAGGGTGGTGAATGGCAAGAAGCCCAACGCGATATTCCTCGTGTTCGAGTACTGCGAGCACGACCTCGCCAGGCTTCTCGAGACGATGCGAGTGCCGTTCACCGAGGCGGAGAGCAAGTGCCTGTGCCTGCAGCTGCTCCAGGCGGTGGAGTACCTCCACCGCCGGTGGGTGTTCCACAGGGACCTGAAGCTCAGTAACCTGCTGCTGAACAACAGGGGCGAGCTGAAGCTCTGCGACTTTGGCCTCGCGAGGTTTTACCAGCCGGGAAACGACGGGTCGTACACCCCCAAGGTTGTCACGCTGTGGTACCGGGCCCCCGAGCTGTTGTTCGGATGCGCGCGGTACACCGCCGCTGTCGACAACTGGGCCGTCGGGtgcatcctcgccgagctgctGAAGCACGAGCCCTTGTTCCCGGGGAAACAGGAGCAGCAGACGCTGGACATGATGTACAAGCTTCTGGGGACGCCGAACGAGAAGATCTGGCCGGGTTTCGACAAGCTACCCAAGTTTGGGTCGTACCGGATGAGCCCCAACCAGCCGTACAACTACCTTCAGACCGAGTTCAACCGGCTCAGcaccgcgggcgtggacCTGCTGAACAGGCTGCTGACGTACgacccgaggcggcggtgcaccgcggcgcaggcgctggAGCACGGTTACTTCCAGGAGCATCCACGGCCGAAGCGCGTGGAGGAGATGCCGACGTTTCCGTCCCTTCACGACGTGTTGGCGCcggtgagcggcggcggggatgtaTCCGGTCGATTGGATGTGTCCGGTCGATTGACGGGACACGTCGACGGAGCCCCGGCGGCTggcggggtcggcggggGATCGAGCACGTGGGATCGACCGGACGCCCCGTTACCCCGGGGGGGGTTGAAGAGGAAGCGGCCGGGCGGTTTCGGCCAGCCGGATCGGTACGGTAGCGTGTTTTAG
- a CDS encoding predicted protein produces MAEADKSQVGLCGLAVMGQNLALNVAEKGFKISVYNRSGDKTDNAVARAQKEGLGDNLVGFKDMGEFVQSLAKPRCVIILVKAGAPVDATIEGLAQHMEPGDIIIDGGNEWYENTERRAKALEEKGLLYMGMGVSGGEEGARNGPSMMPGGAKAAFDVIEPIITKVCAQTDSGPCTTYVGPGGSGNFVKMVHNGIEYGDMQLISEAYDVLKTVGGLNNSELAAAFNEWNAAELDSFLIEISALILAKEDDQKPGEGFLVDKILDKTGMKGTGKWTVQQAAELSVAIPTVASSLDARFISGVKDERVAAQATYMSAGLEPADAEVAALTPEEKQQLVDDVRAALYASKICSYAQGMNLIRAKSNEQGWNLDLGEMARIWKGGCIIRARFLDRIKKAYDRDADLPSLLVDGEFAKELVERNDAWRRVVTSAINAGVATPSMSSSLAYFDSYRRGRLPANLVQAQRDFFGSHTYERVDMDGWHHTVWSDMNSADSITTSGYSA; encoded by the exons atggcggaggcggatAAGTCCCAGGTGGGACTTTGCGGCCTCGCCGTGATGGGCCAG AACCTTGCCCTGAACGTCGCCGAGAAGGGTTTCAAGATCTCCGTGTACAACCGGTCCGGCGACAAGACCGacaacgccgtcgcgcgcgcccagAAGGAGGGCCTCGGCGATAACCTCGTCGGCTTCAAGGACATGGGCGAGTTCGTCCAGTCCCTCGCGAAGCCCCGCTGCGTGATCATCCTCGTCAAGGCTGGCGCCCCGGTGGACGCCACGATCGAGGGCCTCGCGCAGCACATGGAGCCCGGCGACATCATCATCGACGGCGGTAACGAGTGGTACGAGAAcaccgagcgccgcgccaaggcgctggaggagaaGGGCCTGCTGTACATGGGCATGggcgtgagcggcggcgaggagggcgccagGAACGGCCCCTCCATGatgcccggcggcgccaaggcggcgttCGACGTCATCGAGCCCATCATCACCAAGGTTTGCGCGCAGACCGACAGCGGCCCCTGCACCACCTACGTCGGccccggcggctccggcaACTTCGTCAAGATGGTTCACAACGGCATCGAGTACGGCGACATGCAGCTCATCTCCGAGGCGTACGACGTGCTCAAGACGGTGGGCGGCTTGAACAActcggagctcgccgcggcgttcaacGAGTGGAACGCTGCCGAGCTGGACTCCTTCCTCATCGAGATCTCCGCGCTGatcctcgccaaggaggacgacCAGAAGCCCGGCGAGGGTTTCCTCGTCGACAAGATCCTCGACAAGACTGGCATGAAGGGCACCGGCAAGTGGACCGTTCAGCAAGCCGCCGAGCTCTCCGTCGCCATCCCcaccgtcgcgtcctccctcgacgcccgcttCATCTCCGGCGTCAaggatgagcgcgtcgccgcgcaggccaCCTACATGTCCGCGGGCCTcgagcccgccgacgccgaggtggcggcgctcACCCCGGAGGAGAAGCAGCAACTCGTGGACGACGTCCGAGCCGCGCTCTACGCGAGCAAGATTTGCTCCTACGCCCAGGGCATGAACCTGATCAGGGCCAAGTCCAACGAGCAGGGTTGGAACCTGGACCTCGGCGAGATGGCCAGGATCTGGAAGGGCGGCTGCATcatccgcgcgcgcttccTCGACCGCATCAAGAAGGCTtacgaccgcgacgccgacctcccgtcgctgctcgtcgacggcgagtttGCCAAGGAGCTCGTGGAGCGCAACGACGCGTGGAGGCGGGTCGTCACGAGCGCGATCAACGCGGGGGTCGCCACCCCCTCGATGTCCTCGTCCCTGGCCTACTTCGACTCCTACCGCCGCGGCAGACTTCCGGCGAACCTGGTGCAGGCGCAGCGCGATTTCTTTGGATCGCACACgtacgagcgcgtcgacaTGGACGGCTGGCACCACACCGTGTGGTCCGACATGAACTCCGCGGACTCCATCACCACCTCCGGGTACAGCGCGTGA
- a CDS encoding predicted protein, with product MRPDSSRTRAKTPAFALLVCSIALLVRGGNGQTPAPDASGGSYVDVSSNATSEVEGRFGTQPSQRSGQSLTRVDSDTAVLFGGLSPTGTLNDVWEYKVAQKKWTRLHEGGVGPLDTDPYSTVPSPRTGHAAVVLRGDLFIFGGYDPDRGDTNDVWKFTRATGVWSHVTLAAGADVPASRSGHAAFAPDPSAGVFTVFGGNMRNDVWEFDVDASKWTVVMTEFAGSSGAAVKGVGALLVAVGAATAATLVSGEWWRNF from the exons ATGCGACCTGATTCAagtcgaacccgcgcgaaaacccccgcgttcgcgctctTAGTCTGCTccatcgcgctcctcgtccgagGCGGTAACGGGCAAACGCCAGCGCCGGACGCATCAGGCGGGTCCTACGTGGACGTGAGCTCCAACGCCACGTCCGAGGTGGAGGGGCGGTTCGGGACTCAGCCCAGCCAGCGCTCGGGCCAGTCGCTG ACCCGCGTGGACTCCGATACCGCCGTGCTTTTCGGCGGCCTGTCCCCCACGGGCACGCTGAATGACGTTTGGGAGTACAAGGTGGCGCAGAAGAAGTGGACGAGGCTGCACGAGGGCGGGGTCGGGCCGCTCGACACCGACCCGTACTCGACGGTGCCTTCGCCTCGCACCGGCCACGCGGCTGTCGTGCTGCGGGGTGACCTGTTCATATTCGGGGGGTACGACCCGGACAGGGGCGACACTAACGACGTGTGGAAGTTCACGCGGGCGACCGGCGTCTGGTCGCACGttacgctcgcggcgggcgcggacgttccGGCGTCCAGGAGCGGGCACGCCGCGTTTGCGCCAGACCCGAGTGCGGGTGTGTTTACGGTGTTTGGCGGGAACATGCGCAACGACGTGTGGGAgttcgacgtggacgcgagcAAGTGGACGGTGGTGATGACGGAGTTTGCGGGttcgtcgggggcggcggtgaagggcGTGGGGGCGTTGTTAGTGGCCGTGggggcggccacggcggcgaccctgGTGAGCGGCGAGTGGTGGAGGAATTTCTGA
- a CDS encoding predicted protein translates to MASEDPKLQEAIAFLQKTNLNGESVYEQLAKVVGKVLDEKPEDAVDLLETSVIAKKTAFKPADPPLMAADPKNVATAVALKELYCAPKREIDPETGEPIEPAEDLLNEFESEDIVGDATMYQAVGLGLSLSEMYGVMLAVKRLGEDPKRNCGSVRFFGKVLGTNGDYYVFETSIKEHEPEDPPPETPAGEIPPEPAGEGSNEYTYFVCSYLGGAFVRLPDVTPKAVVAARKIKKYFTGDLEAPVWSYPSFPGNEAMYLRAQIGRIASATVVCPAGYLVAHQEGEDGPKTLVIPGSEGYEEVEPKYEEKEDLQEMREPANWSHRYRYLKKQGRVETYEPPEDADPEAAPVDPPEPDVDPELLSTLDGDTESECVDWGSCVMEEIDGSAQKQPAWTSCTSSNVVGVKNQTVAIKSMVWPGAFAVYQPGPKFSNCYVGYGIKNAPYVPAPPPAVMTEAEEIPKESDALPPKAE, encoded by the exons ATGGCGTCCGAGGACCCAAAGCTGCAGGAGGCCATCGCCTTCCTGCAGAAGACCAACCTCAACGGGGAGTCCGTTTacgagcagctcgccaaAGTTGTCG GTAAGGTCCTCGACGAGAAGCCCGAGGATGCGGTCGATCTGCTGGAAACGTCCGTGATCGCGAAGAAGACCGCGTTCAAACCCGCGGACCCCCCGCTTATGGCGGCAGATCCAAAAaacgtcgccaccgcggtggccCTCAAGGAGCTGTACTGCGCGCCCAAGCGCGAGATTGACCCCGAGACCGGCGAACCCATCGAGCCCGCCGAAGACCTCCTCAACGAGTTCGAGTCCGAGGATATCGTTGGAGATGCGACGATGTACCAGgccgtcggcctcggcctctcGCTCTCCGAGATGTACGGCGTCATGCTCGCGGTGAAGAGGCTGGGCGAGGACCCCAAGAGAAACTGCGGCAGTGTCCGATTCTTCGGCAAGGTGCTCGGCACGAACGGCGATTACTACGTCTTCGAGACGTCCATCAAGGAGCACGAGCCCGAGGACCCCCCGCCGGAGACACCCGCGGGTGAGATCccgcccgaacccgccggcgagggaTCCAACGAGTACACCTACTTCGTGTGCTCCTACCTGGGCGGCGCGTTTGTCCGCCTTCCAGATGTCACCCCCaaagccgtcgtcgccgcgcgcaagaTCAAGAAGTACTTCACCGGCGACCTCGAAGCCCCCGTCTGGTCATATCCGTCGTTCCCGGGCAACGAGGCGATGTACCTGCGGGCGCAGATCGGCCGaatcgcctccgccacggTGGTGTGCCCCGCCGGGTACCTCGTGGCGCAtcaggagggcgaggacgggccCAAGACGCTCGTGATACCGGGCAGCGAGGGTTACGAGGAGGTCGAGCCGAAgtacgaggagaaggaggaccTCCAGGAGATGAGGGAGCCCGCGAACTGGAGCCACCGGTACAGGTACCTGAAGAAGCAGGGCAGGGTCGAGACGTACGAGCcgcccgaggacgcggatcccgaagccgcgcccgtcgatcCGCCCGAGCCGGATGTGGACCCCGAGCTGCTGAGCACCCTGGACGGCGACACCGAGAGCGAGTGCGTGGATTGGGGTAGCTGCGTGAtggaggagatcgacggCTCGGCGCAGAAGCAGCCCGCGTGGACCTCGTGCACCAGCTCCAACGTCGTGGGAGTGAAGAACCAGACGGTGGCGATCAAGAGCATGGTGTGGCCCGGCGCGTTTGCGGTGTACCAGCCGGGACCCAAGTTTTCAAACTGCTACGTCGGGTACGGGATCAAGAACGCGCCTTACGtccccgcaccgccgccggcggtgatgacggaggctgaggagatcCCCAAGGAGTCCGACGCTCTGCCCCCAAAGGCGGAATGA